The segment ACTTGTGGTCCGCCGGCACGACGTGCCAGGGAGCCTGCTGCGTCGCCGTGCTCCGGATCATCTCCTCGTAGGCCTTCCTGTAAGCGCGCCAGTGCCGCCGCTCCCTCACGTCCTCCGCGCGGAACTTCCAGTTCTTCTCCGGCTCGTCGAGCCGGCTGAGAAACCGCTTCTTCTGCTCCTCCGGCGAGACATGGAGGAAGAACTTGCGGAGCAGCACGCCGTTCCGGCCCAGGTAGCGCTCGTAGGCGTTGATGTCCTCGAAGCGCTGCTTCCAGATCTCCTTGCCGACCAGCCGCTGGGGGAGGTTCTGCCTCGCCAGCAGCTCGGGATGGACCCGCACCACGAGGACTTCCTCGTAATAGGAGCGGTTGAAGATGCCGATTCGCCCCCGTTCGGGCAGGCAGCGGTTGACGCGCCAGAGGTAATCGTGGTCCAGCTCCTCCCGGGACGGGGCCTTGAAAGAGA is part of the Candidatus Polarisedimenticolia bacterium genome and harbors:
- a CDS encoding polyphosphate kinase 2 family protein, whose product is MKSPVPLKRYRIASGDRFRLERIDPRDTGGIRSKSEARKRLDRGLARLGELQPKLFAQDRWALLLIFQAMDAAGKDGTIRNVMSGINPQGCQVFSFKAPSREELDHDYLWRVNRCLPERGRIGIFNRSYYEEVLVVRVHPELLARQNLPQRLVGKEIWKQRFEDINAYERYLGRNGVLLRKFFLHVSPEEQKKRFLSRLDEPEKNWKFRAEDVRERRHWRAYRKAYEEMIRSTATQQAPWHVVPADHKWFTRLVVAEVVVEALESLDLRFPKMDKRQRAELVAAHRELLAE